A window of Reinekea marina contains these coding sequences:
- a CDS encoding carbohydrate ABC transporter permease, giving the protein MDKIFKLSKKEQLVVQFIMIAWAIVVLIPFLSAVMNALKPNVGQVFRDPFGFPDPVTWGNFAKAWVNANFGQYFANSAFIALISVVIVTFCSSTTAFVLARMPFKGSTLIFVCFMIGVIIPIRLALAPLFDTVRTLGLLDSLWGVIFVQSASMMPVAVFILVSFFKTISKEIEEAAIMDGAMPFTVYSKIMLPLIRPALATIALLTFVQAWNEYFLPLIFIQSEELYPLTLGLKQFNQQYAIQWHMMFAGILIMMAPTMIAFVLASKQFISGLTQGGVKE; this is encoded by the coding sequence ATGGATAAAATTTTCAAACTCAGTAAAAAAGAACAATTGGTCGTTCAGTTTATAATGATTGCCTGGGCAATTGTGGTACTTATCCCTTTTTTGTCCGCCGTTATGAATGCATTGAAACCAAACGTAGGGCAGGTTTTCCGTGATCCATTTGGGTTTCCTGATCCGGTCACATGGGGCAATTTTGCAAAGGCTTGGGTTAATGCAAACTTTGGGCAGTACTTTGCTAATTCAGCTTTTATCGCATTGATCAGTGTGGTCATTGTTACTTTTTGTTCTAGTACAACGGCCTTTGTGTTGGCACGAATGCCATTTAAGGGCAGTACGCTTATTTTTGTATGTTTTATGATTGGGGTTATTATTCCTATACGCTTAGCATTAGCGCCTTTGTTCGATACAGTACGTACGTTAGGGTTATTAGATTCGCTTTGGGGTGTTATTTTTGTTCAAAGTGCGAGCATGATGCCGGTCGCCGTATTTATATTGGTGAGTTTCTTTAAAACCATATCGAAAGAAATTGAAGAAGCGGCCATTATGGATGGAGCAATGCCCTTTACGGTGTATTCCAAAATTATGCTACCGCTTATTAGACCTGCGCTCGCTACCATTGCTTTGTTAACGTTTGTGCAAGCATGGAATGAATACTTTTTGCCTCTTATTTTTATTCAATCGGAAGAGTTGTACCCATTAACTTTAGGGCTAAAGCAATTTAACCAACAATATGCCATTCAATGGCACATGATGTTTGCTGGTATTTTAATTATGATGGCGCCCACAATGATTGCATTTGTATTAGCATCAAAGCAGTTTATTTCAGGGTTAACCCAAGGCGGTGTTAAAGAGTAG
- a CDS encoding Trm112 family protein produces MLIDKHLLTILVCPVTKTPLQIDNEKEELVSTAAKLAYPVRDGIPVMLEDEARALSQDEFEFWHSKKA; encoded by the coding sequence ATGCTCATCGATAAACACTTGTTAACGATTTTAGTTTGTCCGGTCACAAAAACACCGCTACAAATTGACAATGAAAAAGAAGAGTTAGTTTCTACGGCAGCTAAACTGGCTTACCCTGTACGTGATGGCATACCGGTGATGTTAGAAGATGAAGCACGCGCATTAAGCCAAGATGAATTTGAATTTTGGCACAGTAAAAAAGCTTAA
- a CDS encoding adenylate/guanylate cyclase domain-containing protein codes for MGHSLRDLNVFTLTFAQKLALSMISMILLSAGILGYPMVYRQFSLMEEQFNVMGTTLVNQLATNAIELVFVKDELKLGQLVKNISEQTDVLSTVIVNKDQEIVTGSGIQPPNHWLYDRMNTQESGFALDENNIGWFYQPIVFNGVTGGVAWIGLDKSQLIENQRFIVSSGLTLVALMVLSIMLLAVRISRNLSKPILEIISASEAIASGRLSFRMRGDYSGEFTAVKSAFNNMADGLEQKLTLEKNISRFVSSSVAENYMSREDEDFTLQGERVEASIIFVDLVGYTNFSNNHSPEVIADVLNFYFTEFANTCHAHQGNVDKFIGDCAMLVFGCPSYDPQHRQHALNCAVQIRDDIAILNKQRQQEKLPWLDIRIGLASGEVLAGLLGSPERLNYSVVGDAANLAARLCDKAPCGQILTDRAFIESVRANKNGFEISTHQTQQVQVKGFTNAIDTLVVDQIESNNEK; via the coding sequence TTGGGGCATTCCTTACGAGATTTAAATGTGTTCACACTGACGTTCGCGCAAAAATTGGCTTTATCAATGATCAGCATGATTCTGCTCAGTGCTGGCATATTGGGTTACCCGATGGTTTATCGTCAGTTTTCTTTAATGGAAGAGCAGTTCAATGTGATGGGCACCACTTTAGTAAACCAATTGGCCACCAACGCTATTGAACTTGTGTTTGTTAAAGATGAGCTAAAGCTCGGGCAACTGGTTAAAAATATCAGTGAACAAACCGATGTCCTTTCCACAGTCATCGTCAACAAAGATCAAGAAATTGTGACGGGTTCGGGCATTCAACCACCCAATCATTGGCTCTACGATAGAATGAATACGCAAGAAAGCGGGTTCGCACTCGATGAAAATAACATTGGCTGGTTTTATCAGCCGATTGTTTTCAACGGCGTAACCGGCGGAGTGGCTTGGATTGGTTTAGATAAAAGCCAGCTAATTGAAAACCAACGCTTTATTGTCAGTTCAGGGTTAACGCTAGTGGCACTGATGGTGCTCTCCATCATGCTTTTGGCTGTTCGCATTAGCCGTAACCTAAGTAAACCCATTTTAGAAATCATCAGTGCATCCGAAGCCATTGCCTCTGGTCGGCTAAGTTTTCGTATGCGAGGTGATTATTCAGGAGAATTTACAGCCGTAAAATCGGCTTTTAACAATATGGCCGATGGCCTTGAACAAAAGTTGACGCTCGAAAAAAACATCTCTCGCTTTGTTTCATCCTCTGTCGCTGAAAACTACATGTCTCGAGAGGATGAAGATTTTACCCTACAAGGGGAGCGGGTTGAGGCCAGTATTATTTTTGTCGACTTGGTTGGCTATACAAACTTTAGTAACAACCACAGCCCTGAAGTTATTGCCGATGTGCTCAATTTTTATTTCACCGAATTTGCCAATACCTGCCACGCTCATCAAGGTAACGTAGATAAATTCATTGGAGATTGCGCCATGTTGGTATTTGGCTGCCCTTCTTATGATCCTCAACACCGTCAACACGCGCTTAACTGTGCTGTGCAAATTAGGGATGACATCGCGATTTTAAATAAACAACGGCAACAAGAAAAACTACCTTGGCTCGATATCAGGATAGGATTAGCCTCTGGTGAGGTGTTAGCCGGCTTGCTGGGCTCTCCAGAACGACTAAACTACTCTGTAGTTGGAGATGCCGCGAATTTAGCGGCGCGATTATGCGACAAAGCACCTTGCGGCCAAATATTAACTGACCGAGCTTTTATTGAGTCGGTTAGAGCAAATAAAAATGGCTTTGAAATTAGTACGCACCAAACGCAGCAAGTTCAAGTTAAAGGTTTTACGAATGCCATTGATACTTTAGTTGTCGACCAAATTGAATCAAATAATGAAAAATAA
- the cysS gene encoding cysteine--tRNA ligase yields MTNGTRMSLVLHNSLTGKKEPFTPQDPNHVTMYVCGPTVYNYIHIGNGRSALVYDLLYRTLSLLYPKVSYARNFTDVDDKINTAASEQGVDISVITDKYIQAYDDDMAKLGNLEPTHAPKATGHIEPIIATIEKLIERGHAYASDGHALFSVDSMPDYGKLSKRNTEDMIAGARVEVASYKKNPMDFVLWKPSNEDQPGWESPWGRGRPGWHIECTAMIQALFGDTIDIHGGGTDLLFPHHENELAQGVCCTDESHGYAKYWVHNAMLDIEGEKMSKSLGNFIVLRDMLAEQPPELVRLALLSAHYRSNMNWSAQLLHQSKLLLDRLYTIKRDAANIEAVAPSNLNDLPAISALLDDLNTPKVIASLHDLTNRFFKTEDELEKAELKGEIFAITDFLNIGQLSATDWFQGDAADGMPAEEIEALIAQRVEAKKAKDFARADAIRDELASAGIQIKDTREGTQWVREA; encoded by the coding sequence ATGACAAACGGAACGCGCATGTCCTTGGTATTGCACAATAGCCTAACTGGCAAAAAAGAGCCCTTTACCCCTCAAGACCCAAACCACGTCACCATGTATGTGTGTGGACCGACGGTTTACAATTATATTCACATTGGTAATGGCCGTTCAGCGCTGGTGTATGACTTGTTGTATAGAACACTCTCATTGCTGTACCCAAAGGTGAGCTATGCGCGTAACTTTACCGATGTCGATGACAAAATTAATACCGCCGCCAGTGAACAAGGCGTAGATATTTCTGTCATTACCGATAAATACATTCAGGCTTATGACGACGACATGGCGAAACTTGGCAATTTAGAGCCAACCCATGCGCCAAAAGCCACAGGTCATATTGAACCCATCATTGCGACCATTGAAAAGTTAATTGAACGCGGTCATGCCTATGCATCTGATGGCCACGCATTATTCTCTGTCGATTCGATGCCCGATTACGGCAAACTGTCTAAGCGTAATACCGAAGATATGATTGCTGGCGCTCGAGTTGAAGTGGCATCTTATAAGAAAAACCCAATGGATTTCGTACTTTGGAAGCCATCGAATGAAGATCAACCCGGTTGGGAAAGCCCATGGGGACGAGGCCGACCAGGCTGGCACATCGAATGTACGGCCATGATCCAAGCCTTATTTGGCGATACCATTGACATTCATGGTGGCGGCACCGACCTATTGTTTCCCCACCATGAAAACGAATTGGCTCAAGGAGTGTGCTGCACTGATGAAAGCCATGGTTACGCGAAGTATTGGGTCCATAACGCCATGCTCGATATCGAAGGCGAGAAAATGTCAAAGTCTTTGGGCAATTTTATTGTGTTGAGAGACATGCTTGCCGAGCAACCACCTGAATTAGTTCGCTTAGCACTGCTTTCTGCACATTATCGTTCAAATATGAATTGGTCCGCTCAATTATTGCATCAAAGCAAGCTGCTTCTCGATCGTTTGTATACCATTAAACGAGATGCCGCCAATATTGAAGCTGTCGCACCGAGCAATTTGAATGATTTACCTGCCATTAGCGCATTACTAGACGACTTGAATACGCCCAAAGTGATCGCGTCGTTGCACGATTTAACCAATCGTTTTTTCAAAACTGAAGACGAACTTGAAAAGGCTGAATTGAAAGGTGAAATATTTGCCATCACAGACTTTTTAAATATTGGGCAGCTTAGCGCTACCGATTGGTTTCAAGGCGATGCCGCCGACGGCATGCCTGCTGAAGAAATTGAAGCATTAATTGCGCAACGCGTCGAAGCAAAAAAAGCAAAAGACTTTGCCCGAGCCGATGCTATACGAGATGAACTTGCCAGTGCGGGCATTCAAATTAAAGACACGCGCGAAGGCACTCAATGGGTACGAGAAGCTTAG
- the yidD gene encoding membrane protein insertion efficiency factor YidD, whose translation MLGPRCRYYPTCSEYALIALKKYGALKGGWLAIKRIGRCHPGAKGGFDPVPGVPLNLDSEEDDHAHR comes from the coding sequence ATGCTTGGACCACGCTGCCGATATTACCCAACGTGTTCTGAGTATGCATTAATTGCATTAAAAAAATACGGCGCATTGAAAGGCGGCTGGCTTGCTATAAAGCGAATTGGCCGCTGCCATCCTGGAGCCAAGGGAGGGTTTGACCCCGTGCCTGGCGTTCCACTTAATTTAGACTCTGAGGAAGATGACCATGCTCATCGATAA
- a CDS encoding VacB/RNase II family 3'-5' exoribonuclease — protein MLDLKSLDVLNALKTEIQANKETFTGTVKGTGKSFGFVVAEDGTETFLAPDEMSKVFPGDKVTFIIEEQADNKTKAILESLVNSDLKEFMGTFVVRGKAQGVEPMQSNFSGWLFVPPSHVNEAKSKQIVKAQVTRHPWETGKAQAKVLETIGDANDNRTWYAMSLLEHDLSMTFTDQETAEATALANGLDITSLDYIDATDIPFVTIDSKSTLDMDDALFAQQTDHGWHLKVAIADASAYLPDSSILDERAKKQLTSCYLPGVTLPMVPTVLSNDAMSLKEGEIKPALVFSMDIAKSGEPSNLAITPSLVKNHAKLAYDDVSQWVDTNSTPDEYAFMNELNDCTLALGNWRQTHANPMVNRPDYRIRVDDNLVVTDIVKESRNSARSMVEEAMIATNYLTALWFENSPGLFMSHAGFKGDRHTELKGLLRDFCPSVADEDATTLEGFKRIIQQAHQIEDFPLATLLTKRFERGVWQRTSKPHYGLGLRAYSTVTSPIRKYSDLVMHRLIKQKLKGEEGDVSEELVQHFNENGYIARNISNSIEKRLGQQWLEQQPEQTWQVQVNHLTANGLILQIKDSGIMGFLDLKRSDEKFSYDPLRMMLKSENRSYKLNDELSVKVTKIDEQGIVFTLVE, from the coding sequence ATGCTAGATTTAAAATCACTCGATGTATTAAACGCTCTTAAAACAGAAATTCAAGCAAACAAAGAAACATTTACCGGAACTGTAAAAGGAACAGGTAAAAGCTTTGGTTTTGTTGTAGCTGAAGACGGCACAGAAACCTTTTTAGCGCCCGATGAAATGAGCAAAGTTTTCCCAGGTGATAAAGTCACATTTATTATTGAAGAGCAGGCCGACAATAAAACTAAGGCCATTCTTGAGTCTTTGGTGAACAGTGATTTAAAAGAATTTATGGGTACCTTTGTGGTCAGAGGTAAAGCGCAAGGTGTTGAGCCCATGCAGTCAAACTTTTCAGGGTGGCTGTTTGTACCCCCTAGCCACGTAAACGAGGCTAAGTCGAAACAAATAGTAAAAGCGCAAGTAACAAGACACCCTTGGGAAACAGGGAAGGCGCAGGCTAAAGTACTCGAAACCATTGGCGATGCTAACGATAACCGAACCTGGTATGCCATGTCGCTGTTAGAGCACGACTTGTCAATGACATTTACCGACCAAGAGACAGCTGAAGCAACAGCGTTAGCAAACGGACTCGACATAACGTCTTTAGATTACATCGATGCCACAGACATTCCCTTTGTCACCATTGATTCAAAATCGACACTCGACATGGACGATGCCCTCTTTGCACAACAAACAGATCATGGTTGGCACTTAAAAGTCGCCATCGCCGATGCAAGTGCTTACTTACCGGATTCATCCATTTTAGATGAACGCGCAAAAAAACAACTGACCAGTTGCTACCTACCCGGGGTAACTTTACCCATGGTGCCTACTGTTTTATCGAATGACGCGATGTCACTTAAAGAAGGTGAAATAAAACCAGCATTGGTTTTTTCAATGGATATTGCCAAATCCGGTGAGCCTTCAAACCTCGCAATTACACCAAGTTTGGTGAAGAACCACGCAAAACTGGCCTATGACGATGTGAGCCAATGGGTCGACACCAATAGCACCCCAGATGAATATGCATTCATGAATGAATTGAATGATTGTACTTTGGCACTGGGTAATTGGCGCCAAACACACGCGAACCCTATGGTGAATCGACCGGACTATCGTATTCGTGTAGATGACAACCTGGTCGTCACCGATATTGTTAAAGAATCTCGGAACAGCGCTCGCAGCATGGTCGAAGAGGCAATGATAGCAACGAATTATTTAACCGCGCTTTGGTTTGAAAATAGTCCTGGTTTATTTATGAGCCACGCAGGATTCAAAGGCGATAGACACACCGAGTTAAAAGGGTTGCTCCGTGATTTCTGCCCTTCGGTAGCCGATGAAGATGCAACCACTCTAGAAGGTTTTAAACGTATCATTCAACAAGCCCACCAAATTGAAGATTTTCCACTGGCGACATTGCTGACCAAACGATTCGAACGTGGTGTATGGCAGCGTACATCTAAACCGCATTACGGATTAGGTTTGCGTGCCTATAGCACGGTAACCTCTCCTATTCGGAAGTATTCAGACCTAGTAATGCATCGCCTCATTAAGCAAAAACTAAAGGGTGAAGAAGGTGATGTATCTGAAGAACTTGTGCAGCACTTTAATGAAAATGGGTACATTGCTCGAAATATATCAAATAGTATTGAAAAGCGGTTAGGCCAGCAGTGGTTAGAGCAACAACCGGAACAAACTTGGCAAGTACAAGTTAATCACTTAACCGCAAATGGCTTAATTCTACAAATTAAAGACAGTGGCATCATGGGCTTTTTAGATTTGAAGCGCAGCGATGAAAAATTCAGTTACGACCCACTCCGAATGATGCTTAAATCTGAGAACCGAAGTTATAAGTTAAATGATGAGCTATCCGTTAAAGTTACGAAAATAGACGAGCAAGGTATTGTCTTTACTTTAGTAGAGTAA